One genomic window of Athene noctua chromosome 39, bAthNoc1.hap1.1, whole genome shotgun sequence includes the following:
- the CCDC22 gene encoding LOW QUALITY PROTEIN: coiled-coil domain-containing protein 22 (The sequence of the model RefSeq protein was modified relative to this genomic sequence to represent the inferred CDS: inserted 5 bases in 5 codons; deleted 4 bases in 3 codons; substituted 1 base at 1 genomic stop codon), protein MEEVDKILIHSLRQAGTXAGPPEVQSVRDLTPELVVEAAVRCLRAVRPSLGAPLNPXLPPGISARFRLASDLAAACQELGFGGDVGYQDLSTSSEHDTRRLLLFLVEKLPRDENERGAEPPGKSGALLRAIGARIQEQLGTPWVPPACRTPRLQRLQGTSRRYPFATCPLLLPQSGGPPELQEYFGGXCPPVTAQPPLFSSTPPALLEIHGAQLSARHDWEAEWGGPGLASRLPPQEYLGRKRLRARLRALEPLRQVCPPAPGTPLGPLDPAWLQEAFGVGGXGGALPKGSRFTRTQHLTHEQDPQILLQQIQAATETLHPSKNPEEDTGARQAGEEAALEETLARLEAQIEGCRGELRDAQLSLTQAEAEVQQGRLALGGREDALRLKARAVELLPDAHSNMAKLQLVVEASSRRIVSLAGQWXRHRGPLLDEYRXLRALRDSAQLESSRRLSEIRALHDRSRSAAAEARRKEELYKQLLTELEALPRDVSRAVYTQRILEIVGNIRKQKEEIGKILVDTRALQKEINSLVGKLERTFSVTDELLFKVGCQRDEVVRKAYKYLAALHENCAQLIQTIEDTGTIQREIRDLEEQIEGETSTKPPASLDRILSDCRALREENALLAARARHA, encoded by the exons ATGGAGGAGGTGGATAAAATCCTGATCCACTCCCTGCGGCAGGCGGGGAcgtga gcgGGTCCCCCCGAAGTGCAGAGCGTGCGGGACCTCACCCCGGAGCTGGTGGTGGAGGCGGCCGTGCGCTGCCTTCGAGCCGTACGCCCCTCCCTGGGGGCCCCCctcaacc tcctgccccccgggATCTCCGCACGCTTCCGTCTCGCATCCGACTTGGCCGCCGCCTGCCAG GAGCTGGGATTTGGGGGTGACGTGGGGTACCAAGACCTT TCTACCAGCTCCGAGCACGACACGcgccgcctcctcctcttcctcgtggAGAAGCTGCCGCGGGACGAGAACGAACGAGGGGCTGAACCCCC agggaaATCGGGGGCTCTGCTACGAGCCATCGGCGCCCGCAtccaggagcagctggggaccccctgggtgccccccgcTTGCCGCACCCCCCGGCTGCAGCGCTTGCAG GGAACGAGCCGCCGTTACCCCTTTGCCACTTGCCCCCTGCTTCTGCCCCAAAGTGGGGGACCCCCAG agctgcaggaatattttgggg gctgcccccccgtGACGGCGCAGCCCCCCCTTTTCTCCAGCACCCCCCCGGCTTTGCTGGAGATACACGGGGCCCAGCTCAGCGCCCGCCACGACTGGGAGGCGGAGTGGGGGGGCCCCGGTTTGGCCTCTCGCCTGCCCCCCCAG GAATATTTGGGGCGCAAACGGCTCCGTGCTCGACTTCGGGCCTTGGAACCCCTGCGCCAGgtctgcccccccgccccagggaccccc ctgGGTCCCCTGGACCCCGCTTGGCTCCAAGAGGCTTTTGGggttgggg ccgggggggccctgcccaaGGGGTCCCGCTTCACCCGCACCCAGCACCTGACCCACGAGCAG GACCCCCAAATCCTGCTGCAGCAGATCCAGGCGGCTACCGAGACCCTGCACCCCTCAAAGAACCCTGAGGAG GACACAGGGGCACGCCAGGCCGGCGAGGAGGCTGCCCTAGAGGAAACCCTGGCCCGGTTGGAAGCCCAAATCGAGGGTTGTCGCGGGGAGTTGCGAGACGCTCAGCTCAGCCTCACTCAG GCGGAGGCAGAGGTGCAGCAGGGTCGCTTGGCGCTGGGGGGGCGAGAGGACGCCCTTCGCCTGAAGGCGCGGGCGGTCGAGCTGCTCCCGGATGCCCACAGCAACATGGCCAAGCTCCAG CTGGTGGTGGAGGCCAGTAGCCGCCGTATCGTCAGCCTGGCGGGGCAGT AGAGGCACCGGGGGCCCCTCCTCGACGAGTACC ACCTCCGGGCCCTGCGGGACTCGgctcag CTGGAATCATCCCGTCGCCTCTCCGAGATCCGCGCCCTCCACGACCGCagccgctcggccgccgccgaAGCCCGGCGCAAGGAAGAGCTGTACAAACAACTG CTGACGGAACTGGAGGCGCTGCCCCGCGACGTCTCGCGCGCCGTCTACACCCAGCGCATCCTGGAGATCGTGGGCAACATCCGCAAGCAAAAAGAGGAGATTGGCAAG ATTTTAGTAGAC ACGCGGGCGCTGCAGAAGGAGATCAACTCCCTGGTGGGGAAACTGGAGAGAACCTTCAGCGTCACCGATGAGCTGCTctttaaggtgg GATGCCAGAGGGACGAAGTGGTGAGAAAAGCCTACAAGTACCTGGCGGCTCTGCATGAG AACTGTGCTCAGCTCATCCAGACCATCGAGGACACCGGGACCATCCAGAGGGAGATTCGAGACTTGGAAGAACag atcGAAGGGGAAACCAGCACAAAACCCCCCGCCAGCCTCGACCGGATCCTCAGCGACTGCCGGGCGCTGCGGGAGGAGAACGCGCTGCTGGCGGCACGAGCCCGCCACGCCTGA